In Streptomyces puniciscabiei, a single genomic region encodes these proteins:
- a CDS encoding HAMP domain-containing protein has translation MSLIGGIRPPIAVLSALLLTLSSITALVLGRVDGSGVPRAVLTSQQHFAEDGAIALRASIDESVKDVTRSAALFSAGQPVSGDAVLDKLGSTYEKWMGTAVVEVRTGKLVAARGETVPLTSVDLSSLSGQDGLVPRMVRQKNGEVRLLSFGLLTWPGKPQLLLVASRNLKFPGISLGHFRSIAVVDSGGTILSSDGIAEPESARNSVDRKDITASRTQLKAFAQQAARRAQQDPRSSKEPGSGGYQGVSGSLLGGKLQGDRSVAGYATLAAADPGETTTAGGLGLSVVAMVKVTEHSGGTKSPVFGLAAGAALLLVGALAVGVLLGTVQRPLIRLFLESRRLTRGDLTRPVTVPGYGEAHRIGGALERLRRQLLGESAEATGRPERPQGLRKVGASAFLAVCAVLLLAWAAPLMLLVNRADNAAEIPRQLVNDQRERTHTLSDRVRRALNEGDADLQSVASLIGDKTSPEAMETVLERTYNENKRYRSLYVVDSHGAIQVREGKKPKVIQRNRVSGRPLRLLGQGGKEPVVVAAAEIPGRNGAQLVGEFRVEFLNALLSRPGLGVVRLVDERHKVIAGNTGFLAFQSLPDQHLQDLVAASAQRLGKKPRSNGVLYRDNGLRIAAASPFSGGGSAESLHFSVVSWEPVDRLALPEYDTQNRTVLAGLLGAAAAVACLGWLHIVVARPLRTLADRAEALAAGDRKSVLYPQHHDEVGAVTRSLELIRQQLQDQRRQQPRHTPPPQPPAPRQNPPQQYTRN, from the coding sequence ATGTCGCTCATCGGAGGCATCCGCCCGCCGATCGCGGTCCTCTCGGCGCTGCTGCTGACGCTGTCCAGCATCACGGCGCTGGTACTGGGCCGTGTCGACGGCTCCGGCGTGCCGCGGGCGGTGCTGACGTCCCAGCAGCACTTCGCGGAGGACGGCGCCATCGCGCTGCGCGCCTCCATCGACGAGTCCGTCAAGGACGTCACCCGCTCCGCCGCGCTGTTCAGCGCCGGGCAGCCGGTCTCCGGCGATGCCGTCCTCGACAAGCTCGGCAGCACCTACGAGAAGTGGATGGGCACCGCCGTCGTGGAGGTGCGCACCGGCAAACTGGTCGCGGCCCGCGGTGAGACGGTGCCGCTGACCTCCGTGGACCTGTCCTCGCTCAGCGGCCAGGACGGACTGGTCCCGCGCATGGTCCGGCAGAAGAACGGCGAGGTACGCCTGCTGTCCTTCGGGCTGCTGACCTGGCCGGGCAAGCCGCAGCTGCTGCTCGTGGCCTCCCGGAACCTGAAGTTCCCCGGCATCAGCCTCGGCCACTTCCGCTCCATCGCCGTGGTCGACTCCGGCGGCACGATCCTCAGCAGCGACGGCATCGCCGAACCGGAGTCCGCGCGCAACAGCGTCGACCGCAAGGACATCACGGCCTCCCGCACGCAGCTGAAGGCCTTCGCCCAGCAGGCCGCCCGCCGCGCACAGCAGGATCCGCGCAGCAGCAAGGAACCGGGCAGCGGCGGCTACCAGGGCGTCAGCGGCAGCCTTCTCGGCGGCAAGCTGCAGGGCGACCGGTCCGTCGCCGGATACGCCACGCTCGCCGCAGCCGACCCCGGCGAGACCACCACCGCCGGCGGGCTCGGCCTCTCCGTCGTCGCCATGGTCAAGGTGACCGAGCACTCCGGCGGGACGAAGTCCCCGGTGTTCGGACTGGCGGCGGGCGCCGCCCTGCTGCTCGTCGGCGCCCTTGCCGTGGGGGTGCTGCTGGGCACCGTGCAGCGTCCGCTCATCCGGCTGTTCCTGGAGTCGCGCCGGCTCACCCGCGGCGACCTGACCCGGCCCGTCACCGTCCCCGGCTACGGCGAGGCGCACCGCATCGGCGGCGCCCTGGAACGGCTGCGCCGGCAGCTGCTCGGAGAGAGCGCCGAGGCCACCGGGCGGCCCGAACGCCCCCAGGGGCTGCGCAAGGTGGGCGCCAGCGCCTTCCTCGCGGTCTGCGCCGTGCTGCTGCTGGCCTGGGCCGCACCGCTGATGCTGCTGGTCAACCGGGCCGACAACGCGGCCGAGATACCCCGGCAGCTCGTCAACGACCAGCGCGAACGCACCCATACGCTCAGCGACCGGGTGCGCCGCGCGCTCAACGAGGGCGACGCCGACCTGCAGTCGGTCGCCTCCCTGATCGGCGACAAGACCTCACCCGAGGCCATGGAGACGGTCCTGGAGCGCACCTACAACGAGAACAAGCGCTACCGCTCCCTCTACGTCGTCGACTCCCACGGCGCGATCCAGGTCCGCGAGGGCAAGAAGCCCAAGGTGATTCAGCGGAACCGGGTGTCCGGCAGGCCCCTGCGCCTGCTGGGCCAGGGCGGCAAGGAGCCGGTGGTCGTCGCCGCCGCCGAGATACCCGGCCGGAACGGGGCCCAGCTGGTCGGCGAGTTCCGCGTGGAGTTCCTCAACGCCCTGCTGAGCCGGCCCGGCCTCGGCGTGGTCCGGCTCGTGGACGAGCGGCACAAGGTCATCGCCGGCAACACCGGCTTCCTCGCCTTTCAGTCGCTGCCCGACCAGCACCTCCAGGACCTGGTCGCGGCCAGCGCCCAGCGGCTCGGCAAGAAACCGCGGTCCAACGGGGTGCTGTACCGGGACAACGGGCTGCGGATCGCCGCCGCCTCGCCGTTCTCCGGCGGCGGTTCGGCCGAGTCCCTCCACTTCAGCGTCGTCAGCTGGGAGCCCGTCGACCGGCTCGCGCTCCCGGAGTACGACACCCAGAACCGCACCGTCCTCGCCGGTCTGCTCGGCGCCGCCGCGGCCGTCGCCTGCCTGGGCTGGCTGCACATCGTGGTGGCCCGGCCGCTGCGCACCCTCGCCGACCGGGCCGAGGCGCTGGCCGCGGGCGACCGCAAGAGCGTGCTCTACCCGCAGCACCACGACGAGGTCGGCGCCGTCACCCGCTCCCTGGAACTCATCCGGCAGCAGCTGCAGGACCAGCGCCGGCAGCAGCCCCGCCACACCCCGCCGCCCCAGCCCCCGGCACCGCGGCAGAACCCGCCCCAGCAGTACACAAGGAACTGA